The following coding sequences are from one Carassius gibelio isolate Cgi1373 ecotype wild population from Czech Republic chromosome B7, carGib1.2-hapl.c, whole genome shotgun sequence window:
- the LOC127961481 gene encoding lysine-specific demethylase 6B isoform X2: MHHTTEQFTGCSTRDPFPLDGLNRGPWAPVGSHAWPPPSRCLPGVNQHQFLPHMPHSHVTGLNHKFVNNGPLHRGDKQDLSQALLPGLQRTTHAPPRPWETTRTGQGYEPLPGDNHNRLHNGYNAGPPAHLTARASQLLKYGVPHSQLSAHGSRPMPPLPDMWTQPQTQQQSRGPHSHSGQLKRPGPPLGEHSVIQHTPAPSLHRPMEDCPSPNKRKKSSGSEQTPNPAIQRISGPPVHLNQQLSSNYPPPKPGFWNPLHKGGAPWNPNEHKSRPIDFQDSAKSGIGSFPYKPPPLNPSTTSSPTVPNTRGYEECRGPPPQSHKTAQSPQSLGPPSQNPHIHHSTYSYPNSRPSAQTQVEPRGTTSQRGHDSALSSLNKQAPPQPTSSSSPPRADGERPAPSPANHTSVPYSHPQFQPHPGLDHSSPPASNQATVPQHKPHKPWRNQESRDFSARGHSQAATHLSQAPNRLTGGDQGPGTPQRVSPPQAPARKPVITPNLETPRPPRPLELYTNFGSIPASSSAPSTTSSIPSTLSNWRAMDSSVLISNPNHVSMIGQNVTHPGYQGVHPGVETLPNPHRGAQSLIQSTQPHIGQGRPNYSPVSSSSTLNSGLQRSEHIKVSSALKPISSNSYNSAPTQASSSISQATTTVPAPVYPRSCLQPAAPSSQSIVDALNKLDAELQGHMQIEERSRDQNEEGKRNVVRKEMETKPHGESAIKSLERLLSGSAAESPAPRLSPANAFSSISPPSQNSPHYLWLSRGGVPQHLSGTAANNMERSQPPPLTPQTEYAREKQRQREKWKSGAPSQNSTGNPKYPSESGLISPIDSHTMQLKPDPSKDISMLKTSHNAEIINAIPNPPPLREPPKLYQAFPKDVRSPCTPISTTTSSLQKQMPSTGLGNLVSSARSCSGDSDGAQFEEETSELLPDGLANIMKMLDESIKKEEELYSGQSREQAVPKPLFSTNVAPMKSYLCAPDLMPALKQSPTAAYQPDGHSSPPVLSRQGSLASPCSRTSSLEEEEEVLKVIPKPANSISMQSQQINLATTGTNYRHSDLAKLYGLPDVEKSECEDDEADRDEDETPSCSPPPQRPHLHQTGVNSMFKNLASVLESQKYTYRGGPFGRPPPSAFMGVKYSSSLSLEPDICRQQQSTSPTSGSSDHPGFSSPTQTSNAISNSGQPRPLSPTDWASESKRGDKISQPDLLDNDDEDISEESTGEKDSGNVKDLLKKRPILTTISESSLAELGHSYEVNKHVLPQRQSSKAESDKEKDRHRDREREKKHKHSSSSKKHEDRKERKKKHRERHDDASLSSSSSSSSSRRHRDGKSHKEKKSRQVLGNLDLQSKEFREKEQDRDGDKKRRKDECSRPQSEEEWTRSKDKGASSGCSSDHPSASSALCSDDFQKLKALTDGPPKELKIRLIKVESGDRETFIASEVEERRIPLEEITIKNTASEIIRACKGARVKGKFKESYLLPALSVKPVLTTELPIPQEKLNPPTPSIYLESKRDAFSPVLLQFCTDSKNPITVIRGLAGSLRLNLGLFSTKSLVEANAEHAVEVRTQVQQPADENWDPSGTGQTWPCESSRSHTTIAKYAQYQASSFQESLQEEKGSDDEDDDDDEDEKSATNSENTTSSSSAPNSSLEQKPVGKIIKFGTNIDLSDPKRWKPQLQELQKLPAFMRVSSSGNMLSHVGHTILGMNTVQLYMKVPGCRTPGHQENNNFCSVNINIGPGDCEWFGVHDNYWEAISDFCEKHGVDYLTGSWWPVLDDLYRANIPVYRFIQRPGDLVWINAGTVHWVQAVGWCNNIAWNVGPVNSYQYQLALERFEWNEVKKVKSIVPMINVSWNLARNVKFTDPDTYKMIKHCLLQSIKHIQILRDQLVAGGKKISYQSRVKDEPAYYCNECDVEVFNLLFVTSENGSRKMYVVHCEDCARQRNPNLSNVVVLEQYRMEELMSVYDSFSLATSSSSR, translated from the exons ATGCATCACACAACAGAACAGTTCACCGGGTGCAGCACACGGGACCCTTTTCCTCTGGACGGTCTCAACCGGGGACCATGGGCTCCCGTGGGCAGCCACGCCTGGCCACCTCCCTCCAG GTGCTTACCAGGTGTCAATCAGCACCAGTTCCTCCCCCATATGCCACATAGTCACGTGACTGGGCTAAATCATAAATTCGTAAACAATGG TCCCTTACATCGAGGAGATAAGCAAGACCTGTCTCAGGCTTTGTTGCCAGGATTACAAAGGACAACCCATGCTCCTCCCAGGCCTTGGGAAACAACCAGAACTGGCCAGGGATATGAGCCATTGCCTGGTGATAACCACAACCGACTGCACAATGGCTACAACGCAGGACCTCCTGCACACCTCACAGCTCGAGCCAGTCAGCTACTGAAG TACGGTGTACCTCATTCTCAGCTCTCAGCCCATGGCTCACGGCCCATGCCTCCTTTACCTGATATGTGGACTCAACCTCAGACTCAGCAGCAATCCAGGGGTCCTCATTCTCACTCTGGACAGTTAAAACGACCTGGGCCCCCTCTTGGAGAGCACTCGGTCATTCAGCATACCCCTGCTCCTTCTTTGCACCGGCCCATGGAGGACTGCCCCAGTccaaataaaagaaagaagaGCTCTGGGTCTGAACAG ACGCCTAATCCCGCTATACAGCGCATATCTGGGCCGCCTGTACATTTGAATCAGCAACTATCCTCCAACTACCCCCCACCAAAACCTGGCTTTTGGAACCCATTGCACAAAGGTGGAGCACCCTGGAACCCAAACGAACACAAAAGCAGACCCATTGATTTCCAG GATTCAGCTAAGTCAGGAATTGGAAGCTTCCCCTATAAACCACCTCCCTTGAATCCATCAACCACGTCTTCACCCACCGTTCCCAACACAAGAGGCTACGAAGAATGCAGGGGTCCTCCACCACAGTCCCACAAGACTGCTCAGTCACCACAGTCTCTGGGACCACCTTCACAGAACCCTCACATCCACCATTCTACTTACTCCTACCCCAACAGCAGACCTTCAGCCCAGACCCAAGTGGAACCACGTGGTACTACTTCACAAAGAGGACATGATTCTGCATTGAGTTCTTTGAATAAACAAGCTCCACCCCAACCTACATCCTCATCATCACCACCACGGGCAGATGGGGAGCGCCCTGCACCCTCACCAGCAAACCACACCTCTGTGCCTTACAGTCACCCCCAGTTCCAGCCTCACCCAGGGCTTGACCATTCCAGCCCACCAGCCAGCAACCAGGCCACAGTACCTCAGCACAAACCCCATAAACCTTGGAGGAACCAG GAATCTCGTGACTTTTCAGCAAGAGGGCATTCTCAGGCTGCCACACACCTTTCTCAGGCACCGAATAGGCTTACTGGGGGCGACCAGGGTCCAGGGACTCCCCAGCGTGTAAGCCCTCCTCAGGCCCCTGCACGAAAACCTGTCATTACCCCAAACCTAGAAACTCCTCGTCCACCTCGCCCTCTGGAACTATACACAAATTTTGGAAGCATCCCTGCCTCAAGCTCAGCACCCTCTACCACCTCCTCCATTCCCAGTACTCTGAGCAACTGGAGAGCAATGGATTCTTCAGTGTTAATCTCAAACCCAAACCATGTATCGATGATTGGTCAAAATGTAACTCATCCAGGGTATCAGGGTGTCCACCCTGGTGTTGAAACCCTTCCAAACCCACATCGAGGGGCACAATCTCTGATTCAGTCCACTCAACCCCACATAGGACAAGGCAGACCCAACTACTCCCCAGTGTCCTCTTCCTCCACCCTAAACTCAGGTCTTCAGAGATCAG AACACATAAAGGTCAGCTCAGCCCTCAAGCCAATTTCTAGTAATTCATACAACTCCGCACCCACCCAAGCCTCCTCCTCAATTTCTCAGGCAACTACTACTGTTCCAGCCCCAGTCTACCCAAGGTCCTGTTTGCAGCCTGCTGCTCCAAGCTCCCAGTCCATTGTTGATGCTTTGAATAAACTTGATGCAGAGCTGCAAGGCCACATGCAAATAGAGGAGAGAAGTAGAGACCAGAATGAAGAGGGAAAACGGAATGTAGTACGGAAAGAAATGGAGACAAAGCCACACGGTGAGTCTGCCATCAAGAGTCTGGAACGTCTGCTGTCGGGTAGTGCAGCTGAGTCTCCAGCTCCTCGTTTGTCCCCAGCCAATGCATTCTCCTCCATCTCACCTCCTAGCCAGAATTCACCGCATTATCTCTGGTTGAGTCGGGGAGGAGTGCCCCAACATCTTTCTGGAACTGCAGCGAACAATATGGAACGGTCACAACCACCTCCCCTCACCCCCCAGACAGAATATGCCCGTGAGAAGCAAAGGCAAAGAGAGAAATGGAAAAGTGGTGCACCATCTCAGAATTCCACTGGGAATCCCAAATACCCCTCAGAGTCAGGTCTCATCAGCCCCATCGACAGCCACACCATGCAATTGAAACCTGACCCATCCAAAGATATCAGCATGTTGAAAACCTCTCATAATGCTGAGATTATAAATGCAATTCCCAACCCTCCACCTCTGCGAGAGCCACCCAAACTTTATCAGGCTTTCCCCAAGGACGTTCGCTCTCCATGCACACCTATCAGCACGACTACGAGCAGCCTTCAAAAGCAAATGCCCAGTACAGGACTTGGTAATTTGGTTAGCAGTGCTAGAAGTTGCAGTGGTGACTCTGATGGTGCCCAATTTGAGGAGGAAACTTCTGAGCTCTTACCAGATGGATTGGCTAACATTATGAAGATGCTGGATGAGTCCATCAAGAAAGAGGAGGAGTTGTATTCTGGCCAGAGCAGAGAACAGGCAGTACCGAAACCTCTGTTTTCTACAAATGTGGCACCTATGAAGAGTTATTTGTGTGCACCAGACCTCATGCCTGCCCTAAAGCAATCTCCGACTGCTGCTTATCAGCCAGATGGCCATTCAAGCCCACCTGTGTTAAGTCGGCAAGGTTCACTGGCTTCTCCTTGTAGTCGTACTTCTTCActtgaggaagaagaggaggttCTTAAGGTCATTCCCAAGCCTGCCAATTCTATTAGCATGCAGTCTCAACAAATCAATCTTGCCACAACAGGAACAAACTATCGCCATAGTGACTTGGCCAAGCTGTATGGCCTTCCAGACGTAGAGAAAAGTGAGTGTGAGGATGATGAAGCAGATCGGGATGAAGATGAAACTCCTTCCTGTTCACCACCACCACAGCGGCCACACCTCCATCAAACAGGTGTGAACAGCATGTTTAAAAACCTTGCATCTGTACTTGAGAGCCAGAAGTACACCTACAGAGGTGGACCCTTTGGTCGTCCTCCTCCTTCTGCTTTTATGGGAGTGAAGTACTCTTCATCTCTTTCTCTGGAGCCTGACATTTGCAGACAACAACAAAGCACTTCTCCCACATCAGGTTCATCCGATCACCCAGGTTTTAGCAGTCCAACGCAAACCTCCAACGCCATTAGTAACTCAGGACAGCCCCGTCCCCTCTCACCTACAGATTGGGCATCAGAGAGCAAGAGAGGGGATAAGATAAGCCAGCCAGATCTTTTGGACAATGATGATGAAGATATTTCGGAGGAATCCACAGGAGAGAAGGATTCTGGAAACGTGAAAGACTTGTTGAAAAAACGGCCAATACTGACCACCATCTCCGAGTCTTCACTAGCAGAGCTTGGTCATAGCTATGAGGTGAACAAACACGTACTCCCTCAAAGGCAGAGCTCTAAGGCAGAGTCTGATAAAGAAAAGGACCGACACAGAGACCGAGAACGAGAgaagaaacacaaacacagtagCAGTAGCAAAAAACATGAGgacaggaaagagagaaagaaaaagcacaGAGAAAGACATGATGATGCGTCTCTTTCCTCATCCTCATCTTCCAGCTCAAGTCGACGGCACAGGGACGGAAAATCACACAAGGAAAAAAAGAGCAGGCAGGTTCTGGGTAACCTGGACCTTCAGAGTAAAGAATTTAGAGAGAAGGAACAAGACCGTGACGGAGACAAGAAGAGAAGGAAGGATGAATGTAGCCGACCCCAGAGTGAAGAAGAGTGGACGCGGAGTAAAGATAAGGGCGCCAGCTCTGGATGTTCGTCTGATCACCCATCAGCTTCTTCAGCATTATGTTCTGATGACTTTCAGAAACTGAAAGCACTGACAGATGGGCCACCCAAAGAACTGAAGATACGCCTCATAAAGGTGGAGAGTGGGGACAGGGAGACATTTATTGCTTCAGAGGTAGAGGAGAGAAGGATTCCTCTGGAGGAAATCACCATAAAGAACACCGCTAGTGAAATCATCAGAGCTTGCAA GGGGGCTCGTGTGAAGGGGAAATTTAAGGAATCGTACCTTCTACCTGCCCTCTCTGTTAAACCAGTTTTGACCACAGAACTGCCCATCCCTCAAGAGAAACTCAACCCCCCCACACCTAGCATCTAT TTGGAAAGTAAAAGAGATGCATTCTCTCCGGTCCTGCTACAGTTCTGCACGGATTCTAAGAACCCCATTACTGTCATCCGGGGACTAGCTGGCTCCCTCAGATTAA ATCTTGGTCTGTTTTCCACAAAATCTTTGGTGGAGGCAAATGCGGAGCATGCGGTAGAGGTCCGGACCCAGGTCCAGCAGCCAGCTGATGAGAACTGGGATCCCAGCGGCACTGGCCAGACCTGGCCCTGCGAGAGCAGCAGGTCGCATACAACAATTGCCAAGTATGCCCAGTACCAGGCCTCCAGCTTCCAAGAGAGCTTACAG GAAGAGAAGGGCAGTGATgacgaggatgatgatgatgatgaagatgagaaATCAGCCACTAACTCTGAGAATACAACCAGTAGCTCTTCAGCTCCTAACTCCAG TTTAGAGCAGAAACCTGTGGGGAAGATAATAAAATTTGGCACCAACATTGACCTGTCCGATCCGAAAAG ATGGAAGCCTCAGCTGCAGGAGCTGCAGAAGCTGCCGGCATTTATGCGCGTGTCCTCCAGTGGTAACATGCTGAGTCATGTTGGACACACCATTCTGGGAATGAATACAGTACAACTCTACATGAAAGTCCCTGGCTGCCGCACACCAG GACACCAGGAAAACAATAACTTCTGTTCAGTAAACATCAATATTGGGCCTGGAGACTGCGAGTGGTTTGGCGTTCATGACAACTACTGGGAGGCCATCAGTGATTTCTGTGAAAA GCATGGAGTCGACTACCTGACAGGATCATGGTGGCCGGTTCTGGATGACTTGTACCGCGCTAACATCCCTGTGTACCGGTTCATCCAAAGACCAGGAGACCTGGTGTGGATCAATGCAGGCACTGTACACTGGGTTCAGGCTGTGGGCTGGTGCAACAACATTGCTTGGAATGTGGGACCTGTCAACT CTTATCAGTACCAGTTGGCTTTAGAGAGATTTGAGTGGAACGAAGTGAAGAAAGTCAAATCCATCGTTCCAATGATTAACGTATCCTGGAACTTGGCACGGAATGTCAAATTCACTGACCCAGACACTTACAAGATGATCAA ACACTGTCTCCTCCAGTCTATTAAGCACATTCAGATTCTGAGGGACCAGCTGGTGGCAGGAGGAAAGAAGATTTCCTACCAGAGCAGAGTGAAGGATGAGCCGGCCTATTACTGTAACGAGTGTGAT GTGGAGGTGTTTAACCTGCTGTTTGTGACCAGTGAGAATGGCAGCCGGAAGATGTATGTGGTGCACTGTGAGGACTGTGCACGACAACGCAACCCAAACCTCTCCAATGTAGTAGTGCTGGAGCAGTACCGCATGGAGGAGCTCATGAGCGTGTACGACTCTTTCAGCCTG GCTACCAGTTCCAGCTCCCGATGA